The genomic stretch GAATAATCTCGAATAAAATACCCTGTCTGTTACTGGAGTTTAAACAACCTCTAAAGTCATTAATTTGAGTCAGAACAGACCACACCTCTCAGGTCGAACTTCCTCTACCCATGGTAAGGCAATTGCTATAGCCATAAATTAATCTGATAATACGGACATTGAAAATAAGTCATTTTATAGtaattttacctttttttttaaataaatgatatgACCTTACGTCACATTAAGCGTTAATTCGAGGGATGTTGTCTACGAAGTCTGCGGATGTTACGTCATTGATTCAGCCATATTGTATTCTGGCTGTCCCTGAAGGAGAGATCAAGTGATGAAGGGGATCCGGGGTCTTAGTCATTTCTCTGTAAGATCTAATTTGTCTCAGAGTGGATTTAAGCAGGCCACGTTTTAGCTAACAATTGCACGTGAATATAAGCTAGCTAAAAGTTGTGTAGTTCGCCGTTATGTGTCATTACATCTAACTATCGCTAGCTACCCGGCTATGTTtagcctagctagctatgtaTTTAACAACCTAGCTAGTGTAGCTGCTTCCGAGTTAAGACTTAACTTACAATTTGGCTGTTTCAGTTCTGACGTGGGGTGTTTTTGCGAGGTGAACCGTCGGAAGAAATAATGCTGTTTTCTTAAAATCAATTGGGAGGCTAATTACTTGACGTTACCCATTGAAGGTCATTGTGTTTCTGTAATGTTGGGTTCCTAACTCCTGCTAACAATCTCAGTCAGTTTTCACGGCTACAAATGCGTGCAATCCAGGGAAATTTAACATTATTTAACTGATCTCAAAAGGTGTGTCTTGGCTAACGTTAATAACGTTGCTCGTGACGGTAACGTTGCTCCAACATTACCCCACTTGAACTGCTAACACTGACAGCTGTCCTCAGGAAACCTTTTGCACATATTGTACGAAATGAACCCCACAATTGACCACCTGATTAgaattgtgtgtgttctgcatgccTCCCCTTTATACCTCACACATTCTGTGTACAATATCTCCCGTTTTATGTCTTGCAGCGGAGGCTTTATGCAGCACAGGCTGCCCATAAGCTGGATGCACCAGCGGCTGGTTTCCCTGCGCAGGAGGTTCAGGTCAGTACATGCAGACTGTTCACTGAGGGCATTCTACAGTATGCAGTCCCCAAGGAAGGGAGGGCAGGTCTCACGGTTCCTCCAGGCACTGCTCACTCATACTATGGAGTCCATCACGTACTTTCTCTGCCCTGGGCAGACATGATATGAATATGTGTATGCTCTTGTGCTGATTTTGCTCTTTATCCAGTTCTGTTGTGTAAATGTTTGCAGTATTATATAACATAGTTTCCTCTACAAGCTATGCACATAGAAATATGTGTATTTCACATGTCTACCACTAGCTGATGCTTAGTTGAGCAATAAGGTGTGGAAACACACTCATTCAATACCTACTTGCATTGGTGtcttgaataaaatgtaaaaaatgttgcTTGAGATCCACAAACATCAATCAGCAACATAACGATTGGCAGGCAGGCGGACAATGTTAATCTTGAGTTTGACTCATGAGGCGATGGGCGAAacattgttcttttgttttgtgcttGAATAGGAGAAAACGTTCAACAACCGTGTTAGTGATTGAAGGATTGTTGGggagccagcagggggcagtcttTCCTTTGGAATAGTCTCTAGGCTCGGTCCAATGCCTCGATGCCATTTATCAAAAGAACTGGTGTCTTGGCAAAAATCTGTCTTATTCTCGCTCTTATCACATGGCTCTAATCATTCTCTAGATAATTTCCGTCAATATAAAGCGACTGAGTTCTCTGAAAAGCAAATTGACAGGACAGCAGGAAACCTCTCCAGGATCGTACCTTCATGAGTTATCAGTGAatcttattatttttgaaaacctGTTCAACAGTTGATTGGATGGTGACAAATGACTATATTCTATATTCAACTCTTGCACAAAGCTTAAGAGTTACACAAATAGGCTGTATATGGGTAATGGATTGAAAAAAGTGTCTGGTAGGCTTGATCCACTTTGAGATCTAATTCTGAGATGTTTCAAGATAGGACTATATGTTGCCATGCAGTTATGATCTGAAATAGGACTTCATCTCACTTCTAGGTGACAAAACTGCCCAGTGGCCTGGTCATTGCTTCCTTGGAGAACTACTCACCCGCCTCTAAGATCGGTGTGTTTGTGAAAGCTGGCTGCCGTTATGAGACCCCAGATAACCTGGGAGTTACTCACCTTCTCCGCTTGGCAGCTAACTTGGTAAGCACTGGTGATTGTCTCCCTTTATCATTATGTTGTCCTGATGGAAAGTATTGTTTCTCCTCTTACCCGTTTCAGTTTTGGCTGGGTTTTAGTCATGGTTGATTTATAAGcgctgctgtttttcagaccacaaAGGGTGCATCAGCATTCAAGATCTGTCGTGGTGTTGAGGCTGTGGGAGGTAGTTTGAGGTACATGGGCATCGATCGTCCAAGTCCCTGTCTTAAAGGGATGCTTCACATTCTGggttttattaaatgtattatttcagtttcGTGTCCGCTTTTGATTGACCCAGATGCATTTTATGTGAAATGATTAAGGAAGACATTTGGCATTTGGGTATAGAAGTTTCTCTTGACATTTGAGGATTCATGGTCTAAAGTAGGAAAATACACAATTGGTGACTTGGGTTACTCTAAAGTATagtgacattatgtttccagtGGCTGAGGAATTTTAGAGCATGtattcacaaaaaatataaatataaattgttaTATTGTGCTGGTACTTCTCCAAATAGTCTTGGGTTTTATgcacaaaaggaaatggttccaaccaaaaaaaagggttttgaATCATACCATTGCTTTACAAGCTGTTTTGGAGTCGATTGAAGTGTATTTCCTTGTTTCAGACCACAAACCCCTAAATTCTGATGACTTCTGAGCTGAGTCATCAGAAACATCTACACATATGCAGAATGTCCTTCTCACACAATTGGCCAATTGAGAACATACATCTTAAActaaaataatagcaataatttTAAAGTGGTAGTTCAGACAAGATTAAATATCAGTTTAAATATCATTTACATGCATTCAAGTGAATTTTCACTTGTCACTTTGTTTGGTAGTAATATCAGTGATGCATCTAATTGCAGATTTGTCTTTTATTTATAGTGTGACATCATCAAGGGAGAACATGATTTACTCTGTTGAGTGCTTGAGAGACCACATGTGAGTACTTTTAGAGACCTATGGCTGCATGCTCTTTTCTCCAGAGAATGTCTATAGGTTACAGTGGATATAAACATTTAATAGTAAATCTCACTGCATGTTTTCATTCAACCGGATCTATAATGTGACATTATTATTGTCCGTGTAGTTCCCTGAACATTATGCTGACAGGTTGTCTGGTTGGACAGCCAGAaaagttattttaaatacatcagGCTTAGCCAATGAGTTGTGCTGCTTCTGATTAAACCCCACTTGAGCTCTTGGTTTTATGATTTTTTAGTGATACATCCCATGGTCTGGATCAAGTTGTGACCACACTGGTGTTGACTGTGGTTGAGAACCCTGCAGACCCATATGGTCCCTGAGGGTTTCTGTATGCAGGATATCCCTTTGTCCTCTGATGCAGTACTTACAGCCCTAATTGAGGATTTCAAAGTGGAAAGAAGTGCTGGCTGGCTGCATGTGTTTGGAAGGTGTGGCTATTGATATTTCAGTGGGGAGAGAAGCCTGACATTATTTTTGGATATTCGAATAATATTTGGAATTAAACAGTTGTTTCCACAGTATGCATAAAACAAAGTGTAATGCCATTGCTGACTGATTATTAGCACTTGTGGCCATTGTCTtcactgtgtgttacagtgacACTGTTATGGAGTACTTGATCAATGTGACGACTGCTCCTGAGTTCAGGACATGGGAGGTGGCAGACCTTACATCCAGGGTGAAGTTAGACAAGGCCCTGGCTCACCAGAAACCACAGATTGGTCAGCACCTTTCCTCAGTTCAGCTTGTattatgtattaaaaaaaacattatacttAATCGTATTTCCTTTGGTATTTGCATATTTGGTATTTATAATTGTAACTGGCATGACCGTTTGCCCACAAGGATGATGGAGTTAAATGCACATATATAAATGAGTGTTTCCTTATCTtccatctcctcctcagctGTTCTTGAAAGCCTCCATGCAGCTGCCTATAAGAATGCCCTGTCCAACTCTCTGTACTGCCCAGACTTCATGACAGGACACATCAGCTCGGATCAGGTAGTACCCAGGGCATCGTAACAGTACACTTTGTTTGCAGCAAAATCATCCAGGTAACttgcctttctttttctccAGATGCACTCTTTTGTGCAGAACAATTTCACCAGTGGAAGAATGGCTCTGGTTGGACTTGGTAagagatcttattgtgggttgAAAGTAAATTACTTGTTGAAGAGGCAGATTATATAGGCTCACAGGTTTAACCAAAATTGCATTTTGTTCTTGAATCAGTATCGAACACAAACCGAAAGCTCAAGGATCATAGGAAAAGCtcagaaacacaaaaatatgcatCTGGGCCTTTAACAAATAtttgctgtctgtctgtgcaggtgtggagCACTCAGTGCTGACGCAAGTTGGAGAGCATTTCCTCAATATCCGCAGTGGAacaggggctgctgggagcaAGGCTCGGTACCATGGAGGCAAGGCAGTTATGATACACTTTTAGCCAGTTAGTGTGAAATCTTCGTCAGGGGGCCTGAGAGATGTGGTTGTATTCATGAATGCCCTGTATTGTAATTCCACAAGCACACTGCTTGCTTCAAAACCATTCAGTGGTTGGTGtcctgtgattttttaaaactgaCTCATTCTTGTCTTCATGCAGGTCAGTACCATTGATTTTTCAAACTTTACTTATTCCTCCAGGGTCTCAGTTAGACAAACAatctttaataaataaataaataaggcgatatatttaatttcactCCGAGGACATGGTGTGCTACTTAGTCTAATGGAAAACAACAGGCACAAATAAAACCCCCATGTACTGAGACAGCTGTGGGATTGGGTAGATTACAATATGTAGATCTATGTAAAGAGGCCCGGCCTAAAGGGATTACTTTGTGTCCATTGTGTATTGGTTATGGCAGAAAGTACCCTTCCGGCATGTGCACTGTCTGACCCCGGCACTGTGCGCAGGTGAGCTGCGGGCTCAGAGCAGAGACAGCCTGGTGCACTCGGTCGTGGTGAGTGAGGGCGCATCGGTGGGCACCCCAGAGGCCACCGCTAACAGAGTGCTGCAGCAGGTGCTGGGAGCAGGGCCACAGGTCAAGAGGGGCTCCAACACCACCAACAAGCTGAGCCAGGCCATCACCAAGGCAACCACCCACCCCTTCAGTGTGAGTACTTCTACCCCTTAGCATATGTCTGCAGTGTTAGCATTTTACCTGCGGTTGTGGTGGAGGCTTCTGCTAAATATTTTCCTGCGTTGTATTTGTAAGGATAATTTTACTGTGCTTCAATTTTATGTGCTGACTAGTTGTACGGTTTCCTTTATGACCATATATCAAGCATTGTGAAGCCTGGTAAAACCTCAGCTTTTATAACTTgccatgtttttaaaatgaagaatGTTTGTTATACATTCGAATATCATATATCCTTGTGACTCATTAAATGTGGCCACTAATATTCCTGTATACCTGACTGTCAGCCTATATCAATGATGCCCTGTAAAAGACATGTCTGAAACATGTTCCcttgaaacatttttctttcataaaGGTGCATACTTGCagtattgtttttttccccaatgctGCAAAATGAGTTACTATCCATCTCATTTTTCTTCAATATCTTTTTAGAAacatttttcagtattttttatatacacCTGATCTTGCAATGCTTTCCTTTATCCAACAAAAGCATTATATTCCTGCTTTTCATAGCTCCTCCAAAAAGGCATACTTTTGTGGTTGCTATGGTGCTAAGCAAATGAATTCCATTAAAAGCAGAACATATAGACGTTTTTCCAGTATTGTCGGAATACAACTCAGTATTCTATTATTTAAGAGAGGGCATCCCACATTACTAATAACTGGGATACTGGTTTATTTGGGTTATGGGAATCACAATAAAGTGTCATCGTCACAATATTCAGTTTAATACTGGAATACGAGTGtgcatgtaaacactgttacaa from Conger conger chromosome 2, fConCon1.1, whole genome shotgun sequence encodes the following:
- the LOC133121593 gene encoding cytochrome b-c1 complex subunit 2, mitochondrial — translated: MKGIRGLSHFSRRLYAAQAAHKLDAPAAGFPAQEVQVTKLPSGLVIASLENYSPASKIGVFVKAGCRYETPDNLGVTHLLRLAANLTTKGASAFKICRGVEAVGGSLSVTSSRENMIYSVECLRDHIDTVMEYLINVTTAPEFRTWEVADLTSRVKLDKALAHQKPQIAVLESLHAAAYKNALSNSLYCPDFMTGHISSDQMHSFVQNNFTSGRMALVGLGVEHSVLTQVGEHFLNIRSGTGAAGSKARYHGGELRAQSRDSLVHSVVVSEGASVGTPEATANRVLQQVLGAGPQVKRGSNTTNKLSQAITKATTHPFSASAFNVSYSDSGLFGVYTISQASCTDAVIKAALSQVKSVAQGALTAADLTRAKNQVKAEYLMSLESSGGMLEDMGSQALAGGTYSSPEAVAQSIDSVTSDAVINAAKTFVAGKKTMVSRGQMTTTPFVDEL